The following nucleotide sequence is from Aspergillus nidulans FGSC A4 chromosome I.
CACTACCGGCCATCGTGACAGATTCCGCGATGCGGACGCGGATGCAATGAGTTGGTTTACTGAGCAGGGACCAAAGGAAGCCAATATAATGGCCCGGTATTGGGGTGACAATATCCTCAGTCTGGTAGCGTATGGAAACGGGGAAGATCTTCGACGTAGATCCGATCTTCGTCAACGAGGGAGAGAGCGGGAGAATACCGCGGCCGTTGGTGGTGGTACATTCGGCAAAAGTGACAATAGGGCGACCGGGATATTTGCGCTGCAATTGGGAAAGGGAGGTGGTCTTCGCGTTCCGCCGAGGAGCGTAGTGAGTCTCAGGTGAGTCGAAGGCGCGCAGGATCGCTTCAAAGAGCGAGATCTCCTCCACTTCCCTGGTGGTTGGGTATGACGCCGTGAAAATCGGATCgaagatggcggcgaggTAAAGCGCATCAATTGGAGATGTAAACGAGGCTGCAATGATAGAGCCCGGGCCCGGAAGCCGGGATTGCTGCCGTGAGAGGTGGCCTTTCCTCACTCCTTCAACTTGCAAGTCAATCCACCATATACTAGGTACCGCCAGTATAGACCATAATGCGGCTTTCTTTCCAAGCGATCCTATTGGCAGCCACTGCAGAACGGCGAAGTAAGCcacgaaaaagaaaatgagaAACGGGAGacggatgatgaagagcaacGCCCGGATCGGAAGTGGACAGCAACCAGGCGCAGGTTGCAGCGGAACGGGTAGGAAGGGAGCAATTCCGGACCCTGCAGTATTTGTCAGACTGGACATAATTTATAAATCATAATAGTGGCATTCATGTAAGTTTCATACCTTTGTCGCGGAACTGCGTGTATCTCTCCATTACGAGAGTCAAATATGATCCAAGGATTGCTAATGAGCGTAGGTCCTCGGTGTCGAATATGGACCAGCAATTCAAGTATCAGCGAGTGTCAATACAGAGAAAGAATGTCGACAGTATGGGTAGTATTGTAAATCGATGAGTGTCAGGAAGCAGCGAAGCTTTGCTGAACGGCCATTTCACAATGGGGTTTTATTTGGTCCCCGGTCGGTCTTGCAATTTTCAGCTCCCGGAAAGGAAAGGACTGGTGCAAACCTTGCAAGGTCGGAAGCAGCAGATAGCAGGTGTTGCCGGAAGAAAGCACCGGTGGGACGTGGTTGAAAAGCGATCCTCAACTGTGGGATTGTGAACAGCTATCGCTATCGCAACACTAAtgtttgttgctggaggCTGACATGTGAAATGTTgccttggtgcctgaggTTTTACCCAGACCTGGAGTATAAGACGCCCACTTCTCGACCAGATTAGACGCGAGAATATCAGTCGCATACTCGATAAATAACTTGATAATTGACAATCCAGTCTAGTTGGTATATAACCTATCCCAGTCCAGCCCGGCCCAACGCCCCTATATAAACGAAACGCCACCTATATACAGAAAACCACAtgaatatttatatattcaGAGAATTAAAAGGATCCATGCTCAGCAATATCAATCGCCGTGCTCCTCTATCTTCTCCACAGCCGGCGGCAACTCAAACATCCAAATCGACACACCTACAAGACAAAACGCCGTCGAGGTCATCATCCATGCAAGACCAACCCACGCACCGCCCCAATCCAATCCCACCTGAAAGACCGTCGTGATTGACAAACTAGCGATCACATTGCCGACTGCCTGCAACACCTCGATAACAGTGAACAGTCTCGCTGTCTCCTCGCGCTTCACTAGCGTCGTGATTAGCGATCGCGCTAAGTACGCGAACCCAGACCCAGAGGTCTGCACGATCAGGCTTGGGATCAGCATCGCGATGCTAGGAGAAAGACCGATTCCTAATGTGCCAACAGCGAGGAAGATAATGCTTGCGCGCGCTAAGGTCAAGTCCTTCATGTTGGAGTTCATGCCGCGCAGGATGTGCTTGGAGATGTaggggatgatgaagaggaagagcgggATTGTGAGGGCCGGTTTGAAAGAGATGAGGAGATTTGCTTGGGCGATGGTCCAGTTATAGCGGGCTGAAATATACTGCACCAGGAACCAGGAGGAGCCGCGGCTGAGGCGATAAACGAGGAAGGCcgtgaggaggaggaggacgcgCTTGGtgcggaagatgaaggcgtAGGGGCTGAGGTAGGATCGGGAAAGGGTCGCCAACGAAGCAAAGAATGAGCGCCGTTTCGGTCGGTTGAGGAAAGGTATGTCAAGGCCCTCCTCATCGCCCACGGGGTCTGCAACAAACTTCTCTGACGAGCTTGAGATTTTGGGCTCATTCGTAGACGACAGCGGGTCGAGTTCCATTTCGGGAGACTGCTCAAATGTACGAGGCGTAACAGCATTCTTCGTCTCAGGTAATAACAACGCCAAAAACGCGCCCACGATCACAATACCCCAGCCCAGGATCAGAGGAAACCAGGGGTTCATGGTCATTAGCCACGAACTTGCGGCGCTGGAAACAAAATCGGCAGCCATGCTCGCGACGCCGAATCGGAAGAACATCACGGCCCTAGATTCGTTAGCCGAGCCGGGGTATCTTTGCGAACAAACTTAGCGAGTCTTACCTCTCTTCCTCAGTGGTAACGTCTGCCATCATCGTAAAGATAACGGCAATAGTAACGACCGGCCCACCACCGAAGAAAAACGTCAAACAGGACGCCCACGTAGCCCTCAGCGGGAATACATCGTCGAACCACATAACCACAAACATAATCACGCAGTTCAGGATAAACCCCGGGATGCCGAGACACAGCgttttcttcctcccatAGCGGTCCGCCAGCAGCCCGTATGGCGCGGCCAAGATGACACCTAGTCGAAACATCAGCATAAGCGCCCCATCCGCACCTCACACTCAGCCAAACGAGGTCAACATACTCAACATCCCCTGAAAAAACTCCATATATCCCGTCACTGCCGCGATCTCGCTCTGCACCTCCTTGAGCTTACAGAGTTCCTCGGGAACCTGTCTGTCAGGACCAATCTTGGTGGGATCAGCCTGCGCAAAGTACTCGCGGCAAGCGATCGACTCATAGATCCTTGTCATAGGACCTCCCGCCATCACGAATCCTACTTCCACAGCAAGGACCATGGCCAGTAACGTGATCATTAATCGCGAGCGAATCGCGCCATTGATGACCACGCTTTCTTTGCCGCTGTAGCCATTCGCGCGCGTGGACGACTGAGAATGTGAGGGATCGTGACGGATGATCTGATTATGTTCCTGAGGTAGAAATGGGacgtcttcttcgctgtcgtgTGCGTCCTGGTAcggttgctggtgctggtaagTAGGGGACATTCTGGATCCCCTATAATGCTCCAGGAACCTCGTATAAAGATAGATCGGTTTTTATATATAGCCGTAGATGATTCACCTCATGGGATAGAGATGAtcaagagaaagagctggatacGTCCATCGAAGACATAGATGGACACAGCAGTTctgagaggagagaagagaggggagagggggAAGAACGTaaggagctgaagctgactGGATTCTCAACAGGCGAAGCAAAGTAAACGAGATGAGACCCAAGGCAGAAGCAAAATTATAAATTCACAGGACTATAAGCAGCTCAATTGGCAGTCAAACAATAAAAATGATACAGGAGGCCAATAATCATCAAGCGCCGGTTAGGTAAAATCTAAGCCATGATCCGCCCTCCATAGTTCGAGTCGTTTGGTGGGGGAGGAAAAGGGGCAAAGATGCGCAAGCAGCCCACTTAAAACAATAACATTATTCTCTACCTTTATTCTAGAGCAGCATGAAAAAGCTCTTACCGGTTTTATCCATCAAAGGTGTTTGTAAATGAAGATAATGGTCTACATAACGGCATTCCCTGCTACCATATTGAATGGAATTATTCTTCAGCTCGCGCAGTTCCTGAATTAGCAGCCAATGAGAGCATGCCCTGCGCCCCCATTACGATGGCTGAAACTGGTCTCAACTCCCAACTCGAGTCAGGGTTGCCTTAGGAGTACTCTGGGCTTGTACTCCTTGGAATCCTGATGATCAGCACTAGTAGCACTGCCCTCGGGGGTAAAACCATCCATCTTTCCGGATTCCCAAGGACGTCAAGTTCCGGATGATTCCGGAGGGTTAGGCACTAACTTGGGAGGCAGCCAAGATTGATAATCGATAATAGCCTACCGACATAGGGATAACCATTTTCTGATCTTGGAATCCGCCAGCTCATTATATTGTGATATGTACTCTGGGTAGGTCTTGTATATGATCGGTTATAATACAATTGCAATTCGCAAATGTTTGGCTCGCTTGGATATCAACAGGTCTAAATACAAAGGCGTCGCTCGGGCCAGCCACGGACGCCCGCCGCTTAGGCATAGTTTCAGGAATCGTCAACTGGCAGAGACGAGCCTACACCGTGGAAGCCCGCTTCCTCGAATATAGCGCCGCGTGCCTGTACGGCTGCCGAGATCTCCAGGAGAAACTCGTACAGGATCACAACGTTGGTCAGGACGTGGCCGAGACTTGCGGTCTCAGCTTTCGGTTTCCGCTCCTCTTCGTCCGTGACCGCTACCtcttgatctgctggagaTGGCTCTTGCGCACTGTTGTCGGTGCGGTCGTTGAATGTACTAACTTTGCTTTCTGGCAAGAACGGTGCCGCTAGGCGCTTGCgcagctcttccgccgcaGAACGAGCCTCAGAAGCGTCGCGGGGAGGAGGCGAGTGGGTTTTGTTTACCGTAACCTCTCTTAAAGGCGACCCGACGATGCTGCGCTGTGGCGATGTCAGGTTCCGCAGGTCGCGTCTGCCACGTGGTGTCCCTTGGTCAAAACCCAGCGGCGGCGTTCTCGGTGTGTTTGACGAGTATCGTTCCGTACtgcgaggagcaggagttcCGAGATTTTGTTCTGCCTGGTTGGTACGTACGTCGTCTTCGTGCAGCAGGTCTCGGCGTGCGGCTATCAAGATATCAAAATCTTCGACCTGCTTTCGCCATTCCTGGACTTTGTCGACAAGCCTGCGTAGGGCGGCCGTAAGCGCTGGTGTGTCGGCGGGCGACCAGGTGGGTTCCTGATACATCCTATGAACCTGGTCGAGTATATCCTCTGACTTATCATTACTTGAACCGCCATCGGACTGCACATAGTGGTACTTTGCAGGATCGACAAGTAACCACCCGTCAAGCGCCATCAGGTGCGAGGACGCAATGCTCATCAAAACTTCCGTCAAAGCCAGATTCACGATCACGGTGTTAGTGAAAAATGTCTCTAGACAGCCCAGCAGCTCGCGAACAATTGGATCTTCTTGGCGAATTTCACATGGAAGAGTTTCCGAACAATTGTCCGGTGGGGGAGTGGCCAGCCGGGACTCAAGAATCCACGACGCGTCCTTGAGATAATTATCGAATGACTGGTCTAACGTTGGCTCTTCCATGATAGAAGTGGCCATTGTCAGTAGGTGCCCTACTTCCGCGTTCAATGCCCCGACCGTCCGTTGTTTGGCGGGCTGTGTAGGATTAGTCCGAATCAAGAAAATCGAGAACGAGGAATATCGTTGTAGAATTACGGTGAGCAGCCGCAA
It contains:
- a CDS encoding lysophosphatidic acid acyltransferase LOA1 (transcript_id=CADANIAT00006639) — encoded protein: MERYTQFRDKGSGIAPFLPVPLQPAPGCCPLPIRALLFIIRLPFLIFFFVAYFAVLQWLPIGSLGKKAALWSILAVPSIWWIDLQVEGVRKGHLSRQQSRLPGPGSIIAASFTSPIDALYLAAIFDPIFTASYPTTREVEEISLFEAILRAFDSPETHYAPRRNAKTTSLSQLQRKYPGRPIVTFAECTTTNGRGILPLSPSLTKIGSTSKIFPVSIRYQTEDIVTPIPGHYIGFLWSLLSKPTHCIRVRIAESVTMAGSGNGMTEKMKKSNYDTNYFDLLDEVSASKGGVASSRDRVEIDLSPTEKNLLDTVGDALARLGRVKRVGLGVADKIDFLEEWRKMHPA
- a CDS encoding putative MFS transporter (transcript_id=CADANIAT00006640); the protein is MSPTYQHQQPYQDAHDSEEDVPFLPQEHNQIIRHDPSHSQSSTRANGYSGKESVVINGAIRSRLMITLLAMVLAVEVGFVMAGGPMTRIYESIACREYFAQADPTKIGPDRQVPEELCKLKEVQSEIAAVTGYMEFFQGMLSVILAAPYGLLADRYGRKKTLCLGIPGFILNCVIMFVVMWFDDVFPLRATWASCLTFFFGGGPVVTIAVIFTMMADVTTEEERAVMFFRFGVASMAADFVSSAASSWLMTMNPWFPLILGWGIVIVGAFLALLLPETKNAVTPRTFEQSPEMELDPLSSTNEPKISSSSEKFVADPVGDEEGLDIPFLNRPKRRSFFASLATLSRSYLSPYAFIFRTKRVLLLLTAFLVYRLSRGSSWFLVQYISARYNWTIAQANLLISFKPALTIPLFLFIIPYISKHILRGMNSNMKDLTLARASIIFLAVGTLGIGLSPSIAMLIPSLIVQTSGSGFAYLARSLITTLVKREETARLFTVIEVLQAVGNVIASLSITTVFQVGLDWGGAWVGLAWMMTSTAFCLVGVSIWMFELPPAVEKIEEHGD